DNA sequence from the Deltaproteobacteria bacterium genome:
GCTCGACTACACGGCCCTTCCGACAGTGCTCCGTCTGCGGGAAGTGCCCAGAACAGAACGCCAAGATATTTTCGACGGGATACAGACGATGGAGCGGGCCGCGCTCAAAGGTCTTCGGGAGTCAAGGGGGTAGGTCATGGGGATGCTTTCGGCAACAGTACAGGTGAAGGACATCGCTGGCCTTGACGCGACCATTGCTGAAGTCATGGACGCCATGGACGCGAACCTCAAGGACATTGCCGAGTACGTCGAACGTGAGGCCCAGACCACACTGGCGTACCACGACAAGACGGGGATGCTCCGCAAAAAGACCAAACTCAAAGTCTCGAAGTACGAAGACGGCGGCTACATCGTCCAGGCCCGCGCACCTCACGCCCACCTCGTCGAATACGGTCATGTCGCCATTCCCCCAGGAAAACTTGAAGGCGGTCGCGTGCCGCCGCATCCGTTTATGCGGCCTGCGCTTGAGAATGGCGTTGTCTATGCAATCCTGAAACTCCGCGAACAGACGAAGAAGGGGTAGGCCATGGCTAAAATTTCCGGTATCTATGTCGAGATCCGTGGCGACTCTACCCAGCTCCGCAAAGACTTGGCCACAGCCAGGCAGCATGTCACGGAGCAGGCCACGGGCATGTCCAATGCCCTGAACAACGCCCTCTCTCCTGCCCAACTCAAGCAGAATATCAACGGCATTGTCCGTAACCTCAATACTCTTTCCAATGCGTCAAAGCTGACAGGGAAGGAGTTCGGTGCCATTGGTGCCGACCTCAAGGACATGCAGCGGCTGACGGGCTTGTCTGAAAAGGCTTTTCGCGATCTTCAGTCCCGTATGCTTCAAACGTCCGCTGCGAAGGCTCAGGAAACTGCGCTCCGCAACATCGCCAAGGCCGCGAACCTGTCTGCAAAAGAGGTGTCGCAACTCGGCAAGCAGATGGGCGTCAGTGCAGCCGGAATCTCAGCGGTCAACGGCGCGTCACGGTCTGCGTCGTCTTCGCTCTCCATGCTCGGCACGGCAGCGCAAGCCGCCCTCGCCTACTTCTCCGTCCAGACAGTCATTGAGTTCTCCCGCGCCGTGCTTGACGCTGGCATCGCCATGGACAGCCTGCAACGGTCCTTCGTGGCGGTCACTGGTAGTCAGGCCGCTGCAGC
Encoded proteins:
- a CDS encoding HK97 gp10 family phage protein; the encoded protein is MGMLSATVQVKDIAGLDATIAEVMDAMDANLKDIAEYVEREAQTTLAYHDKTGMLRKKTKLKVSKYEDGGYIVQARAPHAHLVEYGHVAIPPGKLEGGRVPPHPFMRPALENGVVYAILKLREQTKKG
- a CDS encoding tail tape measure protein, whose product is MAKISGIYVEIRGDSTQLRKDLATARQHVTEQATGMSNALNNALSPAQLKQNINGIVRNLNTLSNASKLTGKEFGAIGADLKDMQRLTGLSEKAFRDLQSRMLQTSAAKAQETALRNIAKAANLSAKEVSQLGKQMGVSAAGISAVNGASRSASSSLSMLGTAAQAALAYFSVQTVIEFSRAVLDAGIAMDSLQRSFVAVTGSQAAAAETLSFLREEAGRLGQNFYALAPEFKNVMAAARGTAMEGENVRKMFSAIAAASTALGLSADDTHGTLRALQQMMSKGKIQAEELRGQLGERLPGALNLMAKAMGVSTAELNKMMEDGKLLADEALPKLTAEIERVYGA